One Aneurinibacillus migulanus genomic region harbors:
- a CDS encoding sigma-54 interaction domain-containing protein gives MKQYNCEQPNQTKLSHFHLETIVNSSLDEIFVTDGEGNVLVVNPAGESLYGIEASQLINKNVDELEKNGLFSPALYPIVKKRKEKVSMIQRTKTGKIVHVIANPVFKEDGEIFLIIFTSRDITEIKHLREKIERNEALLKVCESELEELRSFQEPADIIAVSPNMRKIIRTINKIAGVDSTILITGESGVGKGVIATAIHNQSSRKTGAFIHINCGAIPETLIESELFGYDSGAFTGARKEGKKGLIEQANGGTLFLDEIGEMPLSLQVRLLKVIQERKVDPVGSTTSVDIDVRIIAATNKSLKKMVEEGTFRQDLFYRLNVVPIHIPALRTRPEDISYLIDYFLKKYNEKYGLANYFSLEAENALIHYDWPGNVRELENMIERLVVTAEQEEITMEDLVEYMNPGEEGHKYFVTVHDVCSLKQAQEEMEEQLVRRAYEMNKSSYKVAEMLGINQSTAIRKIQKYITGYQQKSKLR, from the coding sequence ATGAAGCAATATAATTGTGAACAACCAAATCAAACCAAACTGTCTCATTTTCACCTTGAAACAATCGTTAATTCCTCGCTCGATGAGATTTTTGTGACAGATGGCGAAGGAAACGTTCTTGTAGTTAATCCTGCCGGGGAATCGCTTTATGGTATAGAAGCCTCACAGCTCATTAATAAAAATGTAGATGAACTTGAAAAGAATGGACTATTCTCTCCAGCCCTATATCCGATTGTAAAAAAACGCAAAGAAAAAGTTTCGATGATACAACGGACAAAAACAGGCAAAATTGTGCATGTTATCGCTAATCCGGTATTTAAAGAAGATGGGGAGATTTTCCTCATTATCTTTACTTCACGAGACATAACTGAAATCAAGCATCTTCGGGAAAAAATAGAAAGGAACGAAGCATTACTCAAGGTATGCGAGTCCGAATTAGAAGAACTCCGAAGTTTCCAGGAGCCTGCTGATATTATTGCCGTATCACCAAATATGAGAAAAATTATTAGAACAATAAACAAAATCGCGGGCGTAGATTCTACTATTCTCATTACGGGAGAATCAGGTGTCGGAAAAGGCGTAATTGCAACAGCTATTCATAATCAAAGTTCAAGAAAAACGGGAGCCTTCATTCATATTAACTGTGGGGCGATACCCGAGACCCTGATTGAATCTGAATTGTTCGGATATGATAGCGGCGCTTTTACCGGTGCCAGAAAAGAAGGAAAGAAAGGATTAATCGAGCAAGCAAATGGCGGAACTCTGTTCCTGGATGAAATCGGCGAAATGCCACTTTCTCTACAAGTACGACTCTTAAAAGTGATACAGGAACGCAAAGTTGATCCGGTTGGTAGCACTACATCTGTCGATATTGACGTGAGAATTATCGCAGCCACCAATAAGAGCTTAAAAAAGATGGTAGAGGAAGGTACATTTCGTCAGGATTTATTTTATCGTTTAAACGTCGTTCCCATCCATATTCCTGCACTACGTACACGTCCTGAAGACATTTCCTACCTGATCGATTACTTTCTAAAAAAATATAACGAAAAGTATGGCCTTGCTAATTATTTTTCTCTAGAGGCAGAAAATGCGCTTATTCACTACGATTGGCCAGGCAACGTAAGGGAATTGGAGAATATGATTGAGAGACTGGTCGTTACAGCCGAGCAAGAAGAGATAACGATGGAAGATTTGGTGGAGTACATGAATCCAGGAGAAGAAGGTCACAAATATTTTGTCACCGTGCACGATGTCTGTTCGCTGAAACAGGCACAGGAAGAAATGGAGGAACAATTGGTGCGCCGGGCATATGAAATGAACAAAAGCTCGTATAAAGTTGCCGAAATGCTAGGAATTAATCAATCAACCGCGATTCGTAAAATACAAAAATATATTACAGGATACCAGCAAAAATCTAAGCTGCGCTAA